A single Cucumis melo cultivar AY chromosome 4, USDA_Cmelo_AY_1.0, whole genome shotgun sequence DNA region contains:
- the LOC103503851 gene encoding plastocyanin, whose protein sequence is MAAVTSAAVAIPSFTGLKSSSSSKPTSAIRLPSPASPKLSVRASLKDVGVAVAATAASALLASNAMAIEILLGGDDGSLAFVPNNFTVASGEKIVFKNNAGFPHNVVFDEDEIPSGVDAGKISMDEENLLNAPGEVYEVQLTEKGSYSFYCSPHQGAGMVGKVTVN, encoded by the coding sequence ATGGCCGCCGTCACCTCCGCCGCCGTCGCTATCCCTTCCTTCACCGGCCTCAaatcctcctcctcctccaaaCCCACCTCTGCCATCCGCCTCCCTTCCCCTGCATCCCCAAAGCTTAGCGTCAGAGCCTCTCTTAAAGACGTCGGTGTAGCCGTTGCCGCCACCGCCGCCAGCGCTCTTTTGGCCTCAAACGCAATGGCCATCGAGATCTTGCTGGGTGGCGACGACGGTTCTCTGGCATTCGTTCCCAACAATTTCACGGTGGCGTCGGGGGAGAAAATCGTGTTCAAGAACAACGCGGGATTCCCACACAACGTGGTATTCGATGAGGATGAAATTCCGAGCGGAGTTGATGCCGGTAAGATCTCGATGGATGAGGAGAACCTTTTGAATGCTCCCGGCGAGGTTTATGAAGTTCAGCTTACTGAAAAAGGAAGTTACTCGTTCTACTGCTCGCCTCATCAAGGTGCCGGAATGGTCGGAAAAGTTACCGTTAATTGA
- the LOC103499311 gene encoding CASP-like protein 4A1: MESLSIKKIKKEELRKKILLGFRICGFAFCLVSVSVMASDKDQGWALDSFYRYKEFRYCMAVNVIGFVYSALQSYDLVYFLSTGKHMIRNHFKQYFDFFIDQASFYFGLKLGF, translated from the exons ATGGAGAGTTTATCgattaagaaaattaagaagGAGGAATTGAGGAAGAAGATCTTGTTAGGGTTTAGAATTTGTGGATTTGCCTTCTGTTTGGTCTCGGTTTCGGTTATGGCTTCTGATAAGGATCAGGGCTGGGCTTTGGATTCATTCTATCGCTATAAGGAATTCCG GTACTGTATGGCAGTGAATGTTATTGGATTTGTTTACTCTGCACTTCAATCCTATGATCTTGTCTATTTTCTCTCTACTGGAAAACACATGATCCGTAATCACTTCAAGCAATACTTCGATTTCTTCATTGATCAGGCAAGTTTCTATTTTGGCTTGAAATTGGGTTTCTGA
- the LOC127149023 gene encoding coatomer subunit beta'-1-like: protein MRGDYERANEILPSIPKEHRNSVARFLEARGMIEEALEVATDPEEYPNLFNDWQVALSVESRAAQDRELSLNKCLQ from the exons ATGCGTGGGGACTATGAAAGAGCCAACGAAATCTTACCTTCAATTCCCAAAGAGCATCGTAACAG TGTGGCCCGTTTCTTGGAAGCACGAGGTATGATAGAGGAAGCTCTGGAAGTAGCTACTGATCCAGAGGAGTATCCTAATTTGTTTAATGATTGGCAAGTTGCACTTTCTGTTGAATCTAGAGCTGCACAAGACAG ggagttatcactaaacaaatgcctgcaatag
- the LOC103503852 gene encoding 24-methylenesterol C-methyltransferase 2: MDSLPLFLTGTLLAAGLYWFFFIYGSAERQGKLAVNLSGGSISSEKIQDKYKQYWSFFRRPEKIETTEKVPDYVDTFYNLVTDIYEWGWGQSFHFARPIPGKSYKEATRLHEEMVADLVKAKPGDRILDVGCGVGGPMRSIAAHSKANVVGITINDYQVQRARLHNRKAGLDSLCEVVCGNFLEMPFSDETFNGAYAIEATCHAPKLEDVYSEIYRVLKPGSLFVSLEWVSTDKYDTSNPEHVKIIEEIARGNALPGVKSYSDVAKSAKKVGFEVLKEEDLAKPPALPWWERLKMGRVAYWRNHILVTILATLRIAPKGTLDVHEMLVEAADYLTRSGDAGIFSPMHLIVCRKPESPKTC; the protein is encoded by the coding sequence ATGGATTCTCTCCCCTTATTCCTCACCGGGACTCTCCTCGCTGCCGGCCTTTACTGGTTCTTCTTCATCTATGGCTCCGCCGAACGCCAAGGCAAACTTGCCGTCAACCTCTCCGGCGGCTCTATCTCCTCCGAGAAAATCCAAGACAAGTACAAACAATACTGGTCCTTCTTCCGCCGCCCTGAGAAGATTGAAACCACCGAAAAAGTCCCCGATTATGTCGATACCTTTTACAACTTAGTCACTGATATTTACGAGTGGGGTTGGGGACAATCCTTCCACTTCGCACGTCCCATTCCTGGAAAGTCTTACAAAGAAGCCACCCGTCTCCACGAAGAAATGGTCGCCGATCTAGTCAAAGCCAAACCCGGCGATCGGATCCTCGATGTCGGATGCGGCGTCGGTGGTCCGATGCGATCCATCGCTGCTCATTCCAAAGCCAATGTAGTCGGAATCACGATCAACGATTACCAAGTCCAACGTGCTAGATTACACAACAGAAAAGCTGGATTAGACTCGCTGTGTGAAGTGGTATGCGGAAACTTCTTAGAAATGCCCTTTTCCGACGAAACCTTCAATGGGGCTTACGCTATTGAAGCAACGTGTCACGCGCCGAAGCTTGAAGATGTATACTCTGAAATTTACAGAGTGCTGAAACCCGGTTCGTTATTCGTATCGTTAGAATGGGTTTCTACCGATAAATACGATACCTCAAACCCAGAGCATGTGAAGATCATTGAAGAGATTGCAAGAGGGAATGCTTTACCTGGGGTCAAATCGTACAGTGACGTTGCGAAATCGGCGAAGAAAGTAGGTTTTGAGGTTTTGAAAGAGGAGGATCTGGCCAAACCGCCGGCGCTGCCGTGGTGGGAGAGGTTGAAAATGGGGCGAGTTGCGTACTGGAGGAATCATATACTGGTGACGATTCTGGCTACGTTGAGAATCGCTCCGAAAGGAACTCTGGATGTTCATGAAATGTTGGTGGAAGCAGCTGATTATTTGACTCGAAGCGGCGATGCTGGAATATTCTCGCCTATGCATTTGATCGTTTGCCGAAAACCGGAATCCCCTAAAACTTGTTAG